TCCAGGAGCTGGTGCTCGACGGTGGGGGCAAGGTCGTGCTCTCGGGGGGCGGCGCGCGCGGCATCCTCTACGCGAACACGTGCCAGGAGTCGTTCGGCTGGCTCTCGGCGCGCTGCGACCTGCAGACCACGCCGCACGTGGTGGTGCGGCACCTCGTCATGCAGAAGGGCGACGCGACCCGGGCACCGGTGTGGGGCGGGCGGCGCCTCGAGGACCTGCGCGGCGGCGGGGCCATCGCCATGCGGGGCGGCCGGCTCACCGTGCAGGACGTGACGTTCCGGGACAACCGCTGCGTCGCGCGTGACTCCGACGCGGGTGGCGGCGCGGTGCGCGTGACCGGGCAGCACGTGCGCGCCCGCGTCCTGGCCTCGACGTTCCTGCGCAACACGTGCGCCAACGGCGGTGCGATCTCCTCGCTCCAGGCCCCGCTGCTGGTGCGACGCTCGACGCTCGCCGACAACACCGCGACCGGGACGGGCGCCTCGTCGGGTCAAGGCGGCAACGGCGGTGCGGTGTACTTCGACGGGACCGACCAGGACGTCACCGTCGAGGACTCCGTGATCCAGCGCAACCACGCACCCGAGGGCGGACCGGGGGTGTTCTACGTGAGCAACGACCGCACGGGGACGTTGACGATCACGGGGTCGACCATCACCAAGAACACCGGTGCCCGGTTCTGGACCGGCAGCACGCGCAGCATCTTCTTCCTGGGCAAGGCGTTCGTGCGCGTGTCCTCCACGATCACCTGACGGTGCCCGCCCGGCCCGCGCGTCGCGGACCGGGCGGACCACCCGGAGCGGTCAGGCCTCCGCGCGGACCACGTGCGCGGCGAGCTCCGCGCCGGGCTCGATCGTCACGTCGAGCGCGAGCGTCTCGGCGGCGACGAAGTCGCGGTGCGCCTCGACCGCGCCGACGTGCTCGGCGGGCACGGTCAGCGTGAGCGTGATGCGGTCCGCGACGTTCAGGCCCGCGGCCTTGCGCGCGTCCTGCACCGCCCGCACCACGTCGCGCGCGTAGCCCTCGGCCCGCAGCTCGTCGTCCAGGCCGATGTCGAGCACCACGAACCCGCGCCCCGGCAGGACCGCGGCCGCGACCTCGTCGCCCTCCTCGTCGCGCACCGCCGCGACCAGCGTGTACTCGGGCTCGAGCAGCGGCACGTCGCCGTCGGGCGTGCGCACGACGACGCCGTCGGCCGTCTGCTCCCAGTCCCCCGCCTTGGCGGCCCGGATCACGGTCTGCACCGCGCGGCCGAGCCGAGGACCGGCCGCGCGCGCGTTGACGTCGAGCCGCGTCCACACGCCGAACTCCGACGCCGACGCGTCGTCGACCGACAGCACCTGCACGCTGCGCACGTTGACCTCGGTGGCGACCAGGTCCGCGAACGGCACCGCGAGGTGCGGGAACGGGATCGCGACGCGCAGCTCGCGCAGCGGCTGACGCACGCGCAGCCCGTTCGCCTTCCGCAGCGCGTGCGCGGCCGAGACGATCTCGCGCACCCGGTCCATCGCGGCGACCAGCTCGGCGTCCGTGAACTCGGCGCCCGTGAGCGGCACGCCGTCGGCCACCGCGGCCGCTCCGGCGCCGGGCGCCGTGACCAGCTCGTCGGGCGTGGGCCAGTCGGTGAGGTGCACGCTGCGCCCCCCGGTCAGCCCGCGCCAGATCTCCTCGGTGACCAGCGGTGCGAGCGGCGCCATGACGCGGGTCAGCGTCTCGAGCGCCGTGAACAGCGTGTCGAACGCCGCCTGGTCCTCGTCCCAGAACCGCTGGCGCTGCGTGCGCACGTACCAGTTGGTCAGCACGTCCAGGTGCTGCCGCACGGCCTCGCACGCACCCGAGACGTCGTACTCGTCGAGCAGCCGCGTGACGTCCGCGACGAGCTCGCGCGTACGAGCCAGCAGGTCACGGTCGGCCGTGCGCAGCGCACCCGCGCCGGCCTCGTCGACGCGCGCCGCACGCAGGCCCGCCCCGCCGCGCGCCGCACCGGCGTACAGCGTGAAGAAGTAATAGGTGCTCCACAGCGGCAGCAGCACCTGACGCACGCCGTCGCGGATGCCCTCCTCCGCGACGATGAGGTTCCCGCCGCGCAGGATCGGGCTCGACATGAGCGACCAGCGCACCGCGTCCGACCCGTACACGTCCCACATCTCGACGGGGTCCGGGAAGTTGCGCAGCGACTTGGACGCCTTGCGGCCGTCGTCGCCGAGCACGATCCCGTGGCACATCACGTTGCGGAACGCGGGTCGGTCGAAGATGCCCGTGGCCAGCACGTGCAGCGTGTAGAACCAGCCCCGGGTCTGGCCGATGTACTCGACGATGAAGTCGCCCGGGTAGTGGTGCTCGAACCAGTCCGCGTTCTCGAACGGGTAGTGCACCTGCGCGAACGGCATCGAGCCCGAGTCGAACCACACGTCCAGCACGTCCGGGATGCGGCGCATCGTGGACCGGCCCGTCGGGTCGTCCGGGTTCGGACGCGTCAGCTCGTCGATGAACGGGCGGTGCAGGTCGGGTTCACCCGCGGCGTTGGTGGGCACGCGGCCGAAGTCGCGCTCGAGCTCGGCGAGCGAGCCGTACGCGTCGACCCGCGGGTGCTCCGGGTCGTCGGACACCCACACCGGGATGGGCGTGCCCCAGTACCGGTTGCGGCTGATGGACCAGTCGCGCGCACCCGAGAGCCACTTGCCGAACTGGCCGTCCTTGATGTGCTCGGGGATCCAGGTGATCTCCTGGTTGAGCTCGACCATGCGGTCGCGGTAGTCCGTGACGCGCACGAACCACGACGAGACGGCCTTGTAGATCAACGGGTTCCGGCACCGCCAGCAGTGCGGGTAGGAGTGCTCGTACGTCTCGTGCCGCACGACGACCGCGCGCCGGTCGGCGGGGACGCGCGCGAGCGGTCCCGTGCCCGCCTTGAGGTCGGCGATGATCGGCTTGTTGCCCTCGAACACCTGCGTGCCCGCGTAGTCGGCCACCTGCGCGGTGAACCGGCCCTTCTCGTCGACCGGCACGATCGAGGCGATGCCTGCGGCGTCGCACGCCGCCATGTCGTCCTCACCGAACGCGGGCGCCAGGTGGACGATGCCCGAGCCGTCCTCGGTGGTCACGAAGTCCGCGACGAGCACGCGGTGGGCGTTCTCGTGCCCCGCGAAGTAGTCGAACGGCGGCGTGTAGCGGCGGCCGGCCAGGTCGGCGCCCAGCACGGTCTCGACGACGGTAGCCTCGCCGAGCTCACGCGCGTAGGCCGCGAGCCGCGGTGCCGCGAGCAGCACGCGCTCGCCCGGGTGCGCCTGCCCGAACGGCGAGTCGGCGGCGGGCTCGACCACGACGTACTCGATCTGCGGGCCCACCGCGACGGCCAGGTTGGACGGCAGCGTCCACGGCGTCGTGGTCCAGATCAGTGCGAGCTCACCCGTCTCGAGGCGCAGGCCGACCGTGAGCGCGGGGTCCTGCCGCGTCGCGTACACGTCGTCGTCCATGCGCAGCTCGTGGTTGGACAGCGGCGTCTCGTCGACCCAGCAGTACGGCAGGACGCGGTGCCCCTCGTACGCCAGGCCCTTGTCGTAGAGCTGCTTGAACGCCCAGATCACGGACTCCATGAACGTGACGTCGAGCGTCTTGTAGTCGTGGTCGAAGTCCACCCAGCGCGCCTGGCGCGTGACGTACTCGCGCCACTCCTGCGTGTACTTCAGCACCGAGTCACGGCACGCGTCGTTGAACGCCGCGATGCCCATCTGCTCGATCTGCGCCTTGTCGGTGATGCCCAGCAGGCGCTGCGCCTCGAGCTCGGCGGGCAGCCCGTGCGTGTCCCAGCCGAACCGGCGCTCGACGCGCTGACCCTGCATGGTCCGGTACCGCGGGACGACGTCCTTGGCGTAGCCGGTCAGCAGGTGCCCGTAGTGGGGCAGGCCGTTGGCGAACGGCGGGCCGTCGTAGAAGACGTACTCGTTGCTGCCGTTCTCCCCCGCGGGACGCTGGTCGATCGACGCCTGGAACGTCCCGTCGGCGGCCCAGTGCGCGAGCACGTCGCGCTCGAGCGCGGGCAGGTCGGGCGAGGGGGCGACGGGCTCGTCGCGGTGCAGCGGGTAGTGACGATCGGTCACCGGGCGTCTCCTGTGGTCGGCACGCCCTGGTCGGGCGCGCGTCGCGCGGCTGCGAGGACGACGACCCGGACCGGCCGGGACCACCGCGGTACCACCTCGCTTGCCGGCTCACCGTCACCCGGCCCGCCGACGCGACGGGTCCGACGACGACGCGTCGACCACTCGAGAGGCTGTGACGGGCCTGCCCCGTCCGGTTCTACTGGGGCCGCTGACGCGGCCTGTTCTTCCGGAGGCTCCCCGGTGATGGCCGGATCGGTGCCTGTGGGCTCAGCCTAGCCCAGCACCCCCAGCCCGCCGCACGGCATAGTGCCGGGGTGCCTGCTCATCACCGCCCCGTCGTCCTGCTCGACCTGGACGGCACGCTCAGCGAGTCCGCGCCCGGCATCACCGCGTCCGCGGCGCACGCCTACCGCACGCTGGGCCTGCCCGTGCCGGACCCCGCCACGCTGCTCGGGTTCGTCGGGCCACCGCTCGCGGACAGCCTGCGCGCGCACGGCGTGCCCGAGCACCTGGTGGCCGACGCGCTGACCGCGTACCGCGCGCACTACGACGCGGGTGCGCTGCGGGCCACGCGCGCCTACCCGGGCGTGCTCGACGCGCTGCGGACCCTGCGCGCCGCGGGCTGCACGCTGCTGGTCGCGACCTCGAAGCCGCAGGTGCGGGCGGACCCGGTGTGCGCGTACCTGGGCGTGGACGCGCTGGTCGACGGCGTGTTCGGGGCCCCGCCCGACGACGTGCCCAGCACCAAGGCCGACGTGGTCGCGGCGGCGCTCGCCTCGGTGCCCGGCCACGGCCCCGCCGTGATGGTGGGCGACCGCGTGCACGACGTCGTCGGCGCGCACGCCAACGGCGTACCGTGCGTCGGCGTGACCTGGGGCTACGCGCAGCCCGGCGAGCTCGCCGACGCGGACGTGCGCGTGTCCGCACCCGGTGCGCTCGCCACCGCGGTGCTCGCCCTCCTGGCCGCGGCGGGCCGCACCTGACCCGTCACTCGAGCGCGGCGGCCACCACGCCGGCCGACCCCAGGTGGGCCGCCAGGTCACCCAGCGCGGCCACGCGCCGCGCGGGTGCGCGTGCCGGGTCC
The Cellulomonas gilvus ATCC 13127 DNA segment above includes these coding regions:
- a CDS encoding HAD hydrolase-like protein, with amino-acid sequence MPAHHRPVVLLDLDGTLSESAPGITASAAHAYRTLGLPVPDPATLLGFVGPPLADSLRAHGVPEHLVADALTAYRAHYDAGALRATRAYPGVLDALRTLRAAGCTLLVATSKPQVRADPVCAYLGVDALVDGVFGAPPDDVPSTKADVVAAALASVPGHGPAVMVGDRVHDVVGAHANGVPCVGVTWGYAQPGELADADVRVSAPGALATAVLALLAAAGRT
- the ileS gene encoding isoleucine--tRNA ligase — protein: MTDRHYPLHRDEPVAPSPDLPALERDVLAHWAADGTFQASIDQRPAGENGSNEYVFYDGPPFANGLPHYGHLLTGYAKDVVPRYRTMQGQRVERRFGWDTHGLPAELEAQRLLGITDKAQIEQMGIAAFNDACRDSVLKYTQEWREYVTRQARWVDFDHDYKTLDVTFMESVIWAFKQLYDKGLAYEGHRVLPYCWVDETPLSNHELRMDDDVYATRQDPALTVGLRLETGELALIWTTTPWTLPSNLAVAVGPQIEYVVVEPAADSPFGQAHPGERVLLAAPRLAAYARELGEATVVETVLGADLAGRRYTPPFDYFAGHENAHRVLVADFVTTEDGSGIVHLAPAFGEDDMAACDAAGIASIVPVDEKGRFTAQVADYAGTQVFEGNKPIIADLKAGTGPLARVPADRRAVVVRHETYEHSYPHCWRCRNPLIYKAVSSWFVRVTDYRDRMVELNQEITWIPEHIKDGQFGKWLSGARDWSISRNRYWGTPIPVWVSDDPEHPRVDAYGSLAELERDFGRVPTNAAGEPDLHRPFIDELTRPNPDDPTGRSTMRRIPDVLDVWFDSGSMPFAQVHYPFENADWFEHHYPGDFIVEYIGQTRGWFYTLHVLATGIFDRPAFRNVMCHGIVLGDDGRKASKSLRNFPDPVEMWDVYGSDAVRWSLMSSPILRGGNLIVAEEGIRDGVRQVLLPLWSTYYFFTLYAGAARGGAGLRAARVDEAGAGALRTADRDLLARTRELVADVTRLLDEYDVSGACEAVRQHLDVLTNWYVRTQRQRFWDEDQAAFDTLFTALETLTRVMAPLAPLVTEEIWRGLTGGRSVHLTDWPTPDELVTAPGAGAAAVADGVPLTGAEFTDAELVAAMDRVREIVSAAHALRKANGLRVRQPLRELRVAIPFPHLAVPFADLVATEVNVRSVQVLSVDDASASEFGVWTRLDVNARAAGPRLGRAVQTVIRAAKAGDWEQTADGVVVRTPDGDVPLLEPEYTLVAAVRDEEGDEVAAAVLPGRGFVVLDIGLDDELRAEGYARDVVRAVQDARKAAGLNVADRITLTLTVPAEHVGAVEAHRDFVAAETLALDVTIEPGAELAAHVVRAEA
- a CDS encoding right-handed parallel beta-helix repeat-containing protein; amino-acid sequence: MRRAAVLLIALVLGAPLASTPAAAGGVEGAGPAAVTAETVKTVGNGTPRSCTPAALARAVRGGGTVRFRCGPDKVTIVLDRTLVVCNTTTCRHPGADPKARVVQELVLDGGGKVVLSGGGARGILYANTCQESFGWLSARCDLQTTPHVVVRHLVMQKGDATRAPVWGGRRLEDLRGGGAIAMRGGRLTVQDVTFRDNRCVARDSDAGGGAVRVTGQHVRARVLASTFLRNTCANGGAISSLQAPLLVRRSTLADNTATGTGASSGQGGNGGAVYFDGTDQDVTVEDSVIQRNHAPEGGPGVFYVSNDRTGTLTITGSTITKNTGARFWTGSTRSIFFLGKAFVRVSSTIT